GAGCCCTTCTCGGATGCCGGAACCGCCCCGCTCGGACGACCGGCCGGGCGTCACCGCGCCGTTCTTCCACGTGCCGACGGACGCGAACCGCTGGTCGAACTCGGCGTGGAAGTAGACCCGGTAGCGGTGGTCCGCGCCGCAGAACCGGCCGCTGGTGGCCCAGCCGCTGATGCTGTCCGTGCCGATGGTGACCTCGGCGTCGTCCGTGCCGGAGACCGAGCCGGACGTGTTGACCAGCAATGTCGACGTCGAGCCGCCGGTGTAGGCGAACCGGCCGACGCCGGTGCGTTGGGTGACGGTCAGCTCGACCTTCGTCCCGCTGTCGAGCGTCACGCCGTAGTAGCCGGGGCTCGCGCTCTCGTTGTCGTGCGAGAACGTCGAGACGTACCGGTCGGGGTCGGCCGCGGGTGACGTGGTGACCTCGCCGGCGAACGGCATGATCGGGATGTCCTGGTAGGTGGAGCAGCCCGCGCCGGACAGGTGGGTCAGGCTGAAGCCCTTGATCCGGTCGTCCTCGTACGCGTAGCCGCCGTGCTGCCGGGTCACCGTGTCCGGGCTCCACTGGACCATGCCGAACGGCACGTCCGCGCCGGGGAAGTTGTTGCCCGCGCCGCCGCCCGTGCCGTGGTCCGGGCCACCCGGCTGGGTGCCGACGAACGGGTTCACCCATCGCGCCAGGTCGTCCACTTGGGCCTCGACCGCCACCGGATGGACCACCGAGAGTGCCACCGCCCAGACCAACGCCAGTGCCGCCTTCACGAGCCGCCTCCTCGCTGACAACGCTGTCCACGAACTACGCGTAATCACATACTTGCGGAGAGTGCCGGGGTGCCGTCAACCTCGTGGCCCGGGGTTGTCCGGTTCGAGACAGGTCCGGTCGTTGACATCTGTGAACGCGAGGTGTGTGATTCGGCGACTATGACAACGTTGTCCCCGAACGGCGTGGCAGGCGCGCGCAAGGTGCGGCGGGCCACGATGAACGACGTGGCGCGGATGGCGGGCGTCAGCATCAAGACGGTCTCCCGCGTGGTCAACGACGAGGCGGGCGTGCACCCGGCCACCGCCGAGCGGGTGCTCGCGGCGATCGACCAACTGGGGTTCCGGCGCAACCTGAGCGCACGCAACCTGCGGCGCGGGTCGTCCACCGGCACTATCGGCCTCGTGCTCGAAGACGTCGGCAACCCGTTCTACTCCGGTGTCACGCGCGCCGTCGAGGAGATCGCACGGCTGCGCGGGCGGCAGGTCATCACGGGATCGTCCGATGAGGACCCGGTGCGGGAACGCGAGCTGTCGCTGGAGTTCTGCTCGCGGCGGGTGGACGGGCTGCTGGTCGTGCCGGCCGGATTGCAGCACGGGTACCTGGTGCCGGAGATGCGGGCGGGCACGCCGGTGGTGTTCCTGGACCGGCCGGCCGGTGACGTGGTGGCGGACACCGTGCTGGTGGACAACATCGGCGGCACCGTCGAGGCGGTCGCGCACCTGGCGTCGTTCGGGCACCGGCGGATCGCGTTCCTCGGTGACGCGCCGGACATCTTCACCGCCAACGAACGCCTGCGCGGCTACCGCGAGGGCTGCTTGCGTGCCGGTCTCAGCTATCACGAGTCGCTGGTGGTCATGGGGCCGCACGACGCGGAGTCGGTGCGCGCGGCGTTGCACGGCCTCCGGAACGCCGCCGAACCCGCGACCGCGGTGGTGACGGGGAACAACCGGATCACCGTGCACGCGGTGCGCGCGCTGGCCGGGTGCCCCGCGCGTCCCGCCCTCGTGGGCTTCGACGACTTCGAACTGGCCGACCTGCTGTCGCCGCCGGTGACCGTGATCGCGCACGACGCGAGCGCGCTCGGCAAGGCAGCGGCGGACCTGCTCTTCGCCCGGCTGGACGGCGACGCCTCCCCACCGCGCCGCGTCGTCCTGCCGGTCCGTTTGGTGGCCCGTGGATCAGGAGAGGTTCAAGTATGAGTTCCCGCGAGTCCTCCGCTCGGACACCGCGAGTCGATCGGTCCGGCACGGCGAACCCGCCGGTCGAGCCCATCGCGCTGGAGGCCAACCAGCCCCGGCAGTTCTACCGGGGCGGTGCGGCGATCGCGGCGTTCCGGCGGCGGGCCGATGCCGATCGCGGGCCGGAGGACTGGGTCGCGTCGACCACCACGCAGTTCGACAAGGACGAGTCGGGGCTGACCCGGTTGCCGGACGGTCGGTGGCTGCGGGACGCGGTGGCGGCGGACCCGGTGTCGTGGCTGGGTGACGAGCACGCGACGGAGTTCGGCGCGGACACGGCGCTGCTGGTGAAGCTGCTCGACGCCGGGCAGCGGCTGCCGGTGCACTGCCACCCGTCGAACGCCTTCGCGTCCACCCACCTGGGGTGCCGGCACGGGAAGACCGAGGCGTGGATCGTGATGGGCACGTCCGGCCCGGACCCGACGGTCTACATCGGGTTCAGGGAGGACGTGCCGGCCGCCGCCGTCGCCGAGTGGGTGTCCACTCAGGACTCGCCTTCGATGCTGCGGGCGTTGAACCCGGTCAGGGTTTCGC
This is a stretch of genomic DNA from Saccharothrix ecbatanensis. It encodes these proteins:
- a CDS encoding class I mannose-6-phosphate isomerase, which encodes MSSRESSARTPRVDRSGTANPPVEPIALEANQPRQFYRGGAAIAAFRRRADADRGPEDWVASTTTQFDKDESGLTRLPDGRWLRDAVAADPVSWLGDEHATEFGADTALLVKLLDAGQRLPVHCHPSNAFASTHLGCRHGKTEAWIVMGTSGPDPTVYIGFREDVPAAAVAEWVSTQDSPSMLRALNPVRVSPGDTVFVPAGVPHAIGEGVFIVELQQPTDFSVTLEWRGFLADAEAGHLGLGYDKALDCVERRAQSPDRLVRRTQASTGESVNLFDAQADPFFRADRLHVSGTAALEPSFGVFVVLEGAGTLGPVAVHRGSTVVVPHAAGEVVVTGDVVAIRCRPPSVSSLKG
- a CDS encoding LacI family DNA-binding transcriptional regulator, producing the protein MNDVARMAGVSIKTVSRVVNDEAGVHPATAERVLAAIDQLGFRRNLSARNLRRGSSTGTIGLVLEDVGNPFYSGVTRAVEEIARLRGRQVITGSSDEDPVRERELSLEFCSRRVDGLLVVPAGLQHGYLVPEMRAGTPVVFLDRPAGDVVADTVLVDNIGGTVEAVAHLASFGHRRIAFLGDAPDIFTANERLRGYREGCLRAGLSYHESLVVMGPHDAESVRAALHGLRNAAEPATAVVTGNNRITVHAVRALAGCPARPALVGFDDFELADLLSPPVTVIAHDASALGKAAADLLFARLDGDASPPRRVVLPVRLVARGSGEVQV